Below is a window of Stappia sp. DNA.
CCCACGGGAGGCGGAACGAGTGACGCGAGGCGCTGGGGCTGACCCGCCATCGGACGACGCCGGGACGGCTTACAAGGCGTCCCCCCAAACGTCCCCAGAGGCGTCTGGAGGGACGTCGCGCGCGGCGGCCGGCGGCGCGGGCGCCCCGGCGGAGCACGGCACGCGGGCCCGGCGCAAGCGCTGGGGCGGCCTGTCGGGCAAGCTCCTGTTGCTGACCGTGCTCTTCGTGATGCTCAGCGAAGTGCTGATCTTCGTGCCCTCGATCGCCAACTTCCGCAACACCTGGCTGAACGACAAGCTGACCATCTCCGGCGTCGCGGCGAGCATTCTGGTGGAGAGCGACATGGTGTCGCCGGTGGTGCAGGCCGAACTGCTGCGCGCGACCGGCGCGAGCGCCATTGCGCTCGACGACGGCCAGCGCCGCCGCCTGATCGCCATGGAGGGGGCGCCGGGCGCCATCACCCGCGCCATCGACATGGGCGAGGCCGATGCCCTGTCGTCGATCGTGGAGAGCTTCCAGATCCTGCTCGGCCCCGGCACGGGCACCCTGCGCGTGACCGGCCCCTCGCAGATGGGGCTCGGCGGACGCGTCGACATCGTCATGCCCGAAGCCTTGCTGCGCGATGCGATGCTGGCCTTTTCCGGGCGCATCCTGGCGCTGTCGGCGGTGATTTCCGCGATCACGGCGGCGCTCGTCTATCTGTCGCTGCGCTGGCTCTTCGTGCGCCCCATGCAGCGGCTGACCGAGGCGATGGCCCGCTTCCAGGACAGCCCTGACGATCCCGGCCGTGTGATCGCCCCCTCGAACCGGGCCGACGAGGTGGGCGACGCGGAAAACCGGCTGGCGGACATGCAGACGGCGCTGTCGGCCACGCTGCATCAGCGCAAGCGTCTGGCCGATCTCGGGCTCGCCGTGTCCAAGATCAACCACGACCTGCGCAATCTGCTCGCCTCCGCGCAGCTCTTTTCCGAACGTCTCGAACAGGTCGCCGACCCCACGGTGCAGCGTCTGGCGCCGAAGATCGTCGCGACGCTCGACCGTGCGGTGGGCTACACCCAGTCGGTGCTGGACTACGGCAGCGCGCGCGAGGCGCCGCTGGAACGCCGGCTCGTCCGCCTCGATGTGATCGTGCGCGACGTGGTCGACGTCCTGTCGCTGTCGACGCGCGCCGACATCGACTTCGAGATCGACGTGCCCCCCGATACCGAAATCGACGCCGATCCCGAACATCTCTTCCGCATCCTGATGAATCTGGGCCGCAACGCCGT
It encodes the following:
- a CDS encoding HAMP domain-containing sensor histidine kinase, with translation MTRGAGADPPSDDAGTAYKASPQTSPEASGGTSRAAAGGAGAPAEHGTRARRKRWGGLSGKLLLLTVLFVMLSEVLIFVPSIANFRNTWLNDKLTISGVAASILVESDMVSPVVQAELLRATGASAIALDDGQRRRLIAMEGAPGAITRAIDMGEADALSSIVESFQILLGPGTGTLRVTGPSQMGLGGRVDIVMPEALLRDAMLAFSGRILALSAVISAITAALVYLSLRWLFVRPMQRLTEAMARFQDSPDDPGRVIAPSNRADEVGDAENRLADMQTALSATLHQRKRLADLGLAVSKINHDLRNLLASAQLFSERLEQVADPTVQRLAPKIVATLDRAVGYTQSVLDYGSAREAPLERRLVRLDVIVRDVVDVLSLSTRADIDFEIDVPPDTEIDADPEHLFRILMNLGRNAVQVLETGGDAAVVRRLRIAATCTPQGATILVSDTGPGIPAAIRDRLFHPFQSAAKRGGTGLGLAIAAELVRGHGGTIRLVDAETPGATFEIRLLARGARQGTPPAAAAPADETATARLQVLRAPARDRAGRDAGGRAGGQGGHG